The region TCGCAGCCCAACGGCCCTCGCGCCGCACCTTGCCGTGCCCGGCATTCTGAATTCGCTGAAGAGATCGAGATAATTTTATGGAATGGATAGCTGACCCCACCGCGTGGCTGGGCCTGTTGACCTTGATCGTGCTGGAACTGGTGCTGGGCATCGACAACCTGGTGTTTATTGCGATCCTGGCGGACAAGTTGCCGCCGGAGCAGCGTGACCGTGCGCGGATCATCGGTTTGTCCCTCGCGCTGCTGATGCGCCTTGGCTTGCTGGCGAGTATTTCCTGGCTGGTGACCCTGACTCAGCCGCTGTTCGAGGTGTTCGACAAGAGCTTCTCGGGCCGAGACCTGATCATGCTGTTCGGCGGTGTGTTCCTGTTGTTCAAGGCCACCATGGAATTGCATGAACGGCTCGAAGGTCATATCGGCCAGCGCGCCAGCAACAGCGCTTATGCGATGTTCTGGCCGATCGTGGCGCAGATCGTGGTGCTCGATGCGGTGTTCTCCCTCGATGCGGTGATTACCGCCGTGGGCATGGTCGATGAACTGGCGGTGATGATGATCGCGGTGATTATTTCCATCGGCCTGATGATCGTCGCCAGCAAGCCGCTGACCCGATTCGTCAACGAACACCCGACGGTGATCATGCTCTGTCTGGGCTTCTTGATGATGATCGGCTTCGCCCTGACCGCCGAGGGCCTGGGGTTCCACATTCCCAAGGGCTACCTGTATGCGGCCATCGGCTTCTCGATCCTGATCGAAGTGTTCAACCAGATCGCCCGGGCCCGGCGCAAACGCTCCCTGCAGGGCCTGCGACCGGTGCGCGAACGTACCGCCCATGCGGTGATGCGTTTGCTGGGTGGTCGCACCTTGGCGGCGGAAGAGGTTGGCGAGGAAATTGCCGACTTGCTGGATAACGGTGCAGCGCCGAGTGAAGTGCTGTTCGACCGGCGCGAGCGGGTGATGATCAGTGGCGTGCTGCAATTGGCCGAGCGGCCAATTCGCACCTTGATGACCGTGCGGGCCGATGTCGACCACATCGATTTATCTGACGATGCCGAGACCATTCGTACACAGCTGATGCATTCGTCCTACTCGCGCCTGCCGCTGATTCGGCGGCGCGGTGGATGAGCCGCTGGGCTTCGTGCACAAAAAGGAACTGTTGAAGGAATACCTGGGCGGCAACGAGCCCGACCTCGAAGACCTGGCGCGCAAAACCATCAACTTACTGGACAGTTATTCGATCCTTAATGCTTTGGAACAGATGCGCAAAGCCTCGACCCACATTGCCTTTGTGGTCAATGAATTCGGTGACTTCGTCGGCGTGCTGACCATGACCGACATTCTCGAGTCGATCGCCGGCGAACTGCCGGATGCCAGCGAAATCGAAGGCCCGGATGTGCTGGAAGAGCAGGGCGGGTTCATGGTCAGCGGCGCATTGAACCTGGCGCGGGTGCGCCAGCGCACGGGTTTCAGCGCGCAACCTACTGATGATTATCAAACCCTCGCCGGGTTGGTGATGAGCGTGCTGGATCGCCTGCCGATGATCGGTGACAGCCATGAGTGGGACGGCTGGATGATGACGGTGGTGGCGGTTGAAGAGCGGCGGGTGACGCGGGTGATGTTGGCGCGCGTCGGCGGGTGATTTTGCGCCGGGCTTGAGGGCCTCTTCGCGAGCAAGCCCGCTCCCACAGGTGGTCGGTGGTGTTCACAAATAATGTGTTCACCGCAGGTCTAATGTGGGAGCGGGCTTGCTCGCGAAGGCAATCTACCAAACGCTAAACGACTCAAACCCTGCTCAGCTGATGAGCCCGAGCCACCGTACACAACCTACGCAAAGTCCGACGCAACCACGCCAGGTCATGTTTCGGCTTTCGAGCCGTAAACCTGGGTTTCACCTTGCCAATGTGCACTACAAAGTCCGCTGCCAAGGTTTGCGGAGTACCAATCCCTTTAAGCTTTTTCAGCAGTCTCCCATCCTTGTAAAACAACACAGTCGGCGTCCCGGTGACATTCGGGTGCCGCGGCGATTCGCTGGTGTTCAACATGTAGATGTCCGCCCGCTGCCGATACGGCTCGGCGATCCCGCGAAAAATCGGCCCGGCCTCTTCGCACGCAGGGCAGTGCTGATTGCCGAAATACAGGATTACCGGGCGCCAGGTTTTCAGGGCTTTGCGGTAGGTCGGGGCTAGCGCGATGGGAGTGGTTGTCGAGGTCATTGAAAGCTCCTTTTCACAACGAGCATCTAAGGCTTGATGACGTTAAAGGAGGGTGAGGGGCGGGTCTACTGTCAGAAATTACAGGTGATGAGCTTTCCTACGCTCATTGGGATATGCCCCACCGTCTTGCAAGACACGCCTGACGGCAAACGCGGAAATACAGAAGCGTGTGGCGTGATACTTTTTAGGCCTTCGTAGAGGGGTGTGCGGCAGGTATTGAACGCGGCCTTTATGTCAAAAGAATAGGGCCAGATACGCTTCCGGGTGCTATTTTTAGCACTTCTTAAAGCACCCTAAGGAATAACTTCATGACACATATCGTGCTTTCGCAGGTAGTAGCGAGCATCTCTGAACTGAAAAAAACCCGATGGGTACGGTAGCTGCCGGCGGTGGTCTGTCTGTAGCGATCCTAAACCGCAACGAGCCGGCCTTCTATTGTGTGCCCGCCAAAGAGTACGAAGCCTTGATGAGTCGTCTGGATGATTTGGAATTGATCGCTCTGTGTAAAGAGCGGGAAAACGATCCGACCATAAAGGTTTCCATTGATGACCTATGAGCTGGAGTTTTCTGAAAAGGCCTGGAAAGAATGGAAAAAACTCGGGGTTAACCTGAGGGAGCAGTTTAAGAAAAAGCTACAAGAGCGACTTGTAAACCCGCACGTACCTGCAGACAGACTCAGCGGACTTGGAAATGCTTATAAGATCACGCTACGGAGTGCAGGGTATCGAATGGTTTACCGCGTGAAAGATGAGGTACTCGTAGTGACGGTCATCGCTGTGGGGAAAAGAGAGCGCGGTGATGTTTACAAGGATGCAGGCGAGCGATAGTGCACCGAATCGCTTTATATTTCCGTAGGTTTTCCAGTTTTAATCCTTCGAGTGCAGGCCTGCACCGAATCAGCTCGTCGAAGCCCAATTGTGAAGCAAGTACCCGCCCGCTGTAGCCAACGGTAGCGTTCGATAACCTGTGCGTTTGGTAACGCTTTAACCGCGCCATCACCTATCCATTTGATTCAAAACACTTTTCAACCGCTCCAGCATCGCCCTACATTCTATGGCACACTTTCTGCTGTCTATTCCGTTGTTACATACCTACTTCCGGTATAGCGGAATACATATCATCTGGAGTGCTTGCCATGCATCGCCGACCTTCCTTGTTCAAAGCGTGTGTTTTGATTCTCGCGGCTTCGGCCGCTGCCGTGGGTGTTGCCCAGGCAGCGGACAGCAAGCTCGATAGCGTGCTGACCCGTGGGAAATTGATTGTGGGTACGGGGAGTACCAACGCGCCGTGGCACTTCCAGGGGGCGGACGGCAAGTTGCAGGGTTTTGATATCGATATCGGGCACATGATTGCCAAGGGTTTGTTCAACGACCCGAGCAAGGTTGAGTACGTGGTGCAGTCGTCCGATGCGCGGATTCCGAACCTGCTGACGGACAAAGTCGACATCAGTTGCCAGTTCATTACCGTTACCGCCAGCCGTGCGCAGCAGGTTGCATTCACCCTGCCGTACTACCGCGAAGGCGTCGGCCTGCTGTTACCCAACAACAGCAAGTACAAGGAAATCGAAGACCTGCAAGCGGCTGGCGACAGCGTGACCGTGGCGGTGCTGCAAAACGTGTACGCCGAAGAGCTGGTGCATCAGGCGCTGCCCAAAGCCAAGGTCGACCAGTACGACAGCGTCGACTTGATGTATCAAGCCGTGAACTCTGGTCGTGCCGATGCCGCCGCCACCGATCAGTCGTCGGTCAAATACCTGATGGTGCAAAACCCTGGCCGCTATCGCAGCCCGACCTACGCCTGGAGCCCGCAAACCTACGCCTGCGCCGTTAAACGTGGCGATCAGGATTGGCTGAACTTCGTCAACACGGTGCTGCATGAAGCGATGACCGGCGTCGAGTTTCCGACTTACGCGGCGTCGTTCAAACAATGGTTCGGTGTCGATCTGCCTACCCCAGCCATCGGTTTCCCCGTCGAATTCAAATGAAAACTGCTGCGCTCGAAAATACTGCGTTGAAAACAGCCTCGAAATGCTCATTGGCTAAAGCCAACTCCGCTTTCTCGCCTGTTTTCGCCTTGTCTTTCCTTCGCTCGCGACGTTTCCATTTCTAAAATGATGAGCGGGGCGGCTATGAAGGCGCCCCGTTCAAGGTACTGCTGACCATGAACTATCAGTTGAACTTTGCCGCCGTGTGGCGCGATTTCCCCAGTTTGTTAGCGGGGCTCGGTCTGGGCCTTGAGCTGGCGCTGGTGTCGATCGCCATCGGCTGCGTGATCGGCCTGCTGATGGCGTTTGCTTTGTTATCCAAGCATCGCGCGTTGCGGGTGCTGGCGTCGGTGTACGTGACGGTGATCCGTAACACGCCGATTCTGGTGTTGATTCTGTTGATCTACTTCGCGTTGCCGAGCCTGGGCATTCGGCTGGACAAGATCCCTTCGTTCATCATCACCCTGTCGCTGTATGCCGGGGCTTACCTGACCGAAGTGTTCCGTGGCGGGCTGTTGAGCATTCCCAAGGGCCAGCGTGAAGCCGGGTTGGCCATCGGGCTCGGCGAGTGGCAGGTCAAGGCCTACGTCACTGTGCCGGTGATGCTGCGCAACGTGCTGCCGGCGCTGTCGAACAACTTCATTTCGCTGTTCAAGGACACCTCGCTGGCGGC is a window of Pseudomonas sp. 10S4 DNA encoding:
- a CDS encoding thioredoxin family protein — its product is MTSTTTPIALAPTYRKALKTWRPVILYFGNQHCPACEEAGPIFRGIAEPYRQRADIYMLNTSESPRHPNVTGTPTVLFYKDGRLLKKLKGIGTPQTLAADFVVHIGKVKPRFTARKPKHDLAWLRRTLRRLCTVARAHQLSRV
- a CDS encoding type II toxin-antitoxin system RelE family toxin, which produces MTYELEFSEKAWKEWKKLGVNLREQFKKKLQERLVNPHVPADRLSGLGNAYKITLRSAGYRMVYRVKDEVLVVTVIAVGKRERGDVYKDAGER
- a CDS encoding transporter substrate-binding domain-containing protein — encoded protein: MHRRPSLFKACVLILAASAAAVGVAQAADSKLDSVLTRGKLIVGTGSTNAPWHFQGADGKLQGFDIDIGHMIAKGLFNDPSKVEYVVQSSDARIPNLLTDKVDISCQFITVTASRAQQVAFTLPYYREGVGLLLPNNSKYKEIEDLQAAGDSVTVAVLQNVYAEELVHQALPKAKVDQYDSVDLMYQAVNSGRADAAATDQSSVKYLMVQNPGRYRSPTYAWSPQTYACAVKRGDQDWLNFVNTVLHEAMTGVEFPTYAASFKQWFGVDLPTPAIGFPVEFK
- a CDS encoding amino acid ABC transporter permease translates to MNYQLNFAAVWRDFPSLLAGLGLGLELALVSIAIGCVIGLLMAFALLSKHRALRVLASVYVTVIRNTPILVLILLIYFALPSLGIRLDKIPSFIITLSLYAGAYLTEVFRGGLLSIPKGQREAGLAIGLGEWQVKAYVTVPVMLRNVLPALSNNFISLFKDTSLAAAIAVPELTYYARKINVESYRVIETWMVTTALYVAACYLIAMILRYLEQRLAIRR